The segment CCTCTGGTGAACCGTTTGAAGTTGCGCGCCTCCAGCCGCGTGATCACAGTCCTGCCTCTGCGGCGCTCTGGGTAATCTCGAACCGGTGGCGGACTCGCCAAGCATCCCCGGTAGAGGCAGTGATGGCATTCAGATAGTCCACATTGTCGGTCATCAGTTTCCGGGCATGGGCCACGACCTGACCCTTGCGCCGATGCAGGTCGTCTTCACTGAATCGGGCGAGCGCGATGGACCAGGTCTCGAATAGGGCACGATTGAGCGGGTTGCGTGACTCAGTTCCCAGAGGCCACTTGCGGAAGGCGTGTGGGCCGAAGACAAGTGCCGCGTTTTGCATCGCCGTGCGGAACGCCATCTTAAGTTCGGCGACCTTCTCGTCCGGCACCATTTCGGGTTTGTCGAGGCAGGCCGTGGTGCGTTCCAGGAAGGCGTCCATAGCCGGTCGCTTCAGGTACTCGTCCACGCCTAGGAGCCAGAAGGCGGTGAAGCGCAGGGCGAGTTCGCGATCGACCATGCGGACGTGACCGAATAGATTCCCCGCAGCCTCATTGAACTCCTGCGTTTCGGCGAGCTCGCGGAGGATAGTGCGGCTGCGTGTCTGGCTCATGCAGTGGCGGATCTCCTGGGCGTTTAGCGGAGTACCGCCGGTGTTGATCCGTTTGAAGATGTCGTAGGTGACCTCTCGTGGAGTCGTCGGGTCGATGACGTGAACGACAATCTGGGCGTTGTTGATGCGCCGCTGCCAAGGTGCCGAAAGCTCAGCGAATCGATGGCCCTCCTCGTTGAGGTACTCCAGTCCCTTGAGGGCGAAACCGTCGGTCTCCCCGCCACGGACGTATGAGTTGATTGTGGAGAGTCGCTGCAGGCCGTCGACAACACGCAGCATGCCGTCGGCATCCTCGGCGAAATAGAAGGCCGGCAGAGGAATCTGGAGTAGGACCGATTCGATCAAGCGGGACTTCTGCGTCACCTTCCAGACCTGTCGGCGCTGGAAGTCGGGGGCCAGCTCCAGAGACCCGTCGTCGATCATGTCCATGACGTTGCGCAGTGAGAACTGCTTTGTACTGACTCTGATCTGGTCGGGATTCCACGGCTTACCGGATTCAGATTCCGGTGTGTCTGGCTCCTGTTCAGCCTCCACGCCGGTGCCACGATGGTCGAAGTGTTCTTCCACGATGTCCGTAGTGGGCTTCGTGTCCTCTAGCGCCATGACGGCGATCCTATCTGCGGGGCCGCTTCCCCTGGGCCGCATTCCGGACTGATAGGGGGAATCGCCCAGCTTCATCTTGTCCGGAGGGACAGGTTGCTGGATAAGGCTGCTGCCCGGCGTAAACGGAGGCGGTCCCGGTGGAGAGTACGAGATCACCCACGTCATCGCGGGCGAGGCGTTGCATCAAGGAGCGGGCTTGGGCCTGTCTCGACGTGAGGTCAGCCTCGTGGGCTGGTGGTGCCATCGGCGACGGAGGTGGCGCGGGCGGACCCCAAGCCGAACCAGTCGCAGACCGACCTCCCCCCGAGACCCGCCCGCGCAGGCCGCCGCCTGCCGCGCCGCCGGCCTGCACCATGACTACGACTCGGTCCACCGCTCACTGGGTACGTAGGCAGAGAACAACCGGATCGCCCTCCGGCTGTGCCCCCACGGTTTCGCCAGGCCCGCCGTCAACTCACCGACCCGAACCCCGCGGAAGGTTATGCACGACAGCTGAGGACTGAGCGCGCATTGCTCGCGGCAACCCACGAAAAATCCCAGGGCACCGGGCCCTGGGATCGAGATGTCGTGCAACTCTATGTGTTGCTATGCCTACTCAAGTGTCCGAGGGGGGACTTGAACCCCCACAGCCATTGCTGGCCACTAGCACCTCAAGCTAGCGCGTCTACCTATTCCGCCACCCGGACGTGGGGTGCTGTCGCAGCACCAGACAGGTCTAACGATAGCAAAGCCGGAGTAGTGGCGGTGCACGTTTTTGGGTTGGGGAGCATCATGGGGAGGACGCGAGGCTAAGGAGTTGGGTATGGACGGCGGTCGGCGGATGGATGTGACGGGGGAAGAGGAGGTTGTGGGGCTCTGCAGTGAGCTCATCGCGATCGATACCTCGAACTTTGGGGACCACTCGGGGCCGGGGGAGCGGGTCGCCGCGGAGTATGTGGCGGAGAAGCTGGCCGAGGTGGGGGTGGAGCCGGAGATCTACGAGTCGCACCCGAAGCGGTCCAACGTCGTCGTGCGGATCCCGGGGGCCGATCCGAGTCGGGCGCCGTTGCTCGTGCACGGGCATCTGGACGTGGTGCCGGCCGCGGCGGAGGACTGGAGCCGGCACCCGTTCGCGGGGGAGGTTGCGGACGGGTGCGTGTGGGGTCGCGGCGCGATCGACATGAAGAACATGGACGCGATGATGCTCGCCACGTTGCGGGACCGGCTGCGTTCCGGGCGTAAGCCCGCACGGGATCTCGTGGTGGCGTTCGTCGCGGACGAGGAGGCGGGCGGCACGTGGGGGGCGAAGTACCTCGTGCGTGAGCACCCGGAGTTGTTCGCCGACTGCACCGAGGCGATCAGTGAGGTGGGCGGGTTCAGTCTGGACGTCGGGCAGGACCGGCGGCTGTACCTCATCGAGACCGCGGAGAAGGGCATCGCGTGGATGCGTCTCACCGCGCGGGGCACGGCCGGCCACGGGTCCATGACCAACGACGACAACGCGGTGACCGAACTCGCCGACGCGGTCGCGCGCCTGGGCCGGCACGAGTTCCCGCTGCGACTCACCAAGACGGTGCGGACCCTGCTGGAGGAGGTGTGCGAGGCGTTCGGGATCCCGTTCGACGAGAACGACGTCGAGGGCACCGTCGCCCGGATGGGGCCGGTCGCCCGAATGGTCGGCGCCACCCTGCGCAACTCGGTGAACCCGACCGGGCTGGAAGCGGGGTACAAGGTCAACGTCATCCCCGGGTCCGCGTCGGCCCTGGTGGACGGCCGGTTCCTGCCAGGGGAAGAGGAGTCGTTCTTCGCGGAGGTCGACCGGCTGCTGGGCCCCAACGTCACGCGTGAGTTCATCCACCACCTCCCCGCGGTGGAGACGGACTTCTCGGGTGGCTTGGTGAACGCCATGGGTGAGTCCCTGCGCGCGGAGGACCCCGGAGCCACCACCGTTCCCTACTGCCTGTCCGGCGGGACGGACGCCAAGCACTTCAGCGACCTGGATATCCGCAACTTCGGCTTCGTACCCCTTCGTCTGCCCCCCGAGATGGACTTCGCGGGCATGTTCCACGGAGTCGACGAGCGTGTCCCGGTGGACGGGCTCACGTTCGGTGTCCGTGTCCTTGACCGATTCTTTGACGCCTGCTGAGCCGAACTCGCCGGACGGCGTCGGTCGAGGGCCCGGTCGCGGTGGTGTCACCGACCCGCCCTCAGCGGGCGCTCACGTTCGGTGACGACCGGTGGGTGGCCTCCGCGGCCCAGGAAAGGCTCAACCGGGGCACAGGTGGCATGTCGGAAGATGCCCGTCGTGTACCCCGGTTCTGCTTTGTGAGGCGCTTGACCAGGTATTGCACGGATTGGGGGTGGTCCTGGTGATCCCCTGGTCCCCGCCTCGCCACATTTTTTGGGTGGGCGCGTCGAAACTTGCACACGGCGACGACCGGACTGCTAGTGTCACTTCTCGTAGCCACCCGAATGCGATCAGTGGCTGTTATCGCGACGCGGAGGAGTGACCGGACGATGGCGACGGACACGGACGAGGTGCGAGTCAGCACCCGTAGCCGTGTGCGTATGTTGTCCCGGCGCGTTCTCGTCGTCGTGGGGTTCGCGGCCGCCGGATGGGCCATCGGCGCTGGTGCGGCTCAGGCCGCGGCGCCGGACGCTCTCGGTCAGGTCACCGGGCCCGTCACCGACATCCTCGGTGTCTCCGGTTCCAGTGGGAACGCCGAGGAGTCCGCCGAGGACACGGGGACCACAGAGACCACGGGGACCACAGAGTCCACGCAGTCCACTGACGTCGTGGGAGACGCGGTACAGGACACCGAGTCCGTGGCGGAATCCGCGACGGACCAGGCGCCCAGCGTTGACTCTGGCTCCAGTGACTCTGGCTCTGGCTCTGACGCCACCGAGACCCAGTCCGACGCCCCGGCGCCGGACGCGGGCGGCGAGGACGCCACGACCACACCGGAACCGGTGACGGACGTGGCGACATCGGCGGCGTCCACGGAGTCCGACGCGGACACCAACGACACCAACGACACCAACGACGCCCAGACCCACGCGGGCACCGAGGCCGAGACCGAATCCGACCCCGGACCGCCGGTGGTCGGGGAGGTCACGGACACGGCGTCGCGCACACTCGGCGTCCGGGACGTCCCCGCGGAGACCGTGCGGGGGGTGGACGGGCTCCTCACCACAGTGGTGACACCCACGCCCACCCGAGCGCAGGAATCCGACAGCGCCACCGAGGCGTCGTCCGACGACGGTTCGGGATCGGTGACATCAGCCCTCCTGCGGACAGCGGGCGGAGCCGTCACCGGGGTCACCGACACGTTGCGCGGTACGGCGGACACGCTGGAGAGCAGCGAGGTCCTCCGACCCGTCACGGAGATCGGGTCCGGACTGTCCGAGGTGGTGCGGGACACCACCGGCGCCGACACGAGCCACATCCTGGGTGGTGTCGACACGAGCCTGCGTGAGGCCATCGACATCCCGGCCGGTCTGGTGGAGGCGACGTACTCCGCCCGCCCGAACGCGGACCAGGTTCCGACGCCACACGTGGTGTCGTCGCAGGACTCCGTCTCGCGGTCGGCCGACCGCGAGGGGCAGCGCAAGGAGAGCCAGAAGAGCGACGCGGCGGTCACCGACCCCTCGTTCGCCAACGCTCCCACCCCGTGGACCCACGGTCAGCAGCAGGTCGGTTCGGCGCCCGTGGGCTCCGGCTCCGACGGCTCGGACCGTGGGGAACGAAACGACGCGGCGCAGGGCAGCGGCTCCGCTGTGACCTCCGCCGGAAGCAGCCCGGTCGCCGCCGCCGGCTTCCTGGTGAACCGGGTGGACCTCGCGGCCGACTCCGGCCTCCGCCTGCCGTCCACGAACGGCGAAGTCCCGGTCGTCGCCGACGCCGCGGACGACCCTTCCTTCTCGCCCGACTAACTCGCCTCCTTCGGCTTCCCACAGCGGACACCTGTCCTCTGTCGGAGCGCGCCAGCGTGGAGGCGACGTCACCGCCTTCCTCGATGACCAGCGACGGACCGAGAAACACACGCAACGCACGTGTGAAGGGCGAACACCATGGCATCCAGCAACGCTGCCCGCGGGGCGGCTGATGTGAGCTCCGCGGCCAGCCGCGTCGCGGGGTTCACCTCAGCCCGCCCGGCAGGGCCGGAGCTGAGTAAGCGCGACATCGCGCACAGCAGACACAGGGACACGCGTCCCGCGTTCCACGCACAGACCGCGGCTGGATCGGAACGCGGC is part of the Spiractinospora alimapuensis genome and harbors:
- a CDS encoding DUF262 domain-containing protein, producing the protein MALEDTKPTTDIVEEHFDHRGTGVEAEQEPDTPESESGKPWNPDQIRVSTKQFSLRNVMDMIDDGSLELAPDFQRRQVWKVTQKSRLIESVLLQIPLPAFYFAEDADGMLRVVDGLQRLSTINSYVRGGETDGFALKGLEYLNEEGHRFAELSAPWQRRINNAQIVVHVIDPTTPREVTYDIFKRINTGGTPLNAQEIRHCMSQTRSRTILRELAETQEFNEAAGNLFGHVRMVDRELALRFTAFWLLGVDEYLKRPAMDAFLERTTACLDKPEMVPDEKVAELKMAFRTAMQNAALVFGPHAFRKWPLGTESRNPLNRALFETWSIALARFSEDDLHRRKGQVVAHARKLMTDNVDYLNAITASTGDAWRVRHRFEITQSAAEAGL
- a CDS encoding M20/M25/M40 family metallo-hydrolase; amino-acid sequence: MDGGRRMDVTGEEEVVGLCSELIAIDTSNFGDHSGPGERVAAEYVAEKLAEVGVEPEIYESHPKRSNVVVRIPGADPSRAPLLVHGHLDVVPAAAEDWSRHPFAGEVADGCVWGRGAIDMKNMDAMMLATLRDRLRSGRKPARDLVVAFVADEEAGGTWGAKYLVREHPELFADCTEAISEVGGFSLDVGQDRRLYLIETAEKGIAWMRLTARGTAGHGSMTNDDNAVTELADAVARLGRHEFPLRLTKTVRTLLEEVCEAFGIPFDENDVEGTVARMGPVARMVGATLRNSVNPTGLEAGYKVNVIPGSASALVDGRFLPGEEESFFAEVDRLLGPNVTREFIHHLPAVETDFSGGLVNAMGESLRAEDPGATTVPYCLSGGTDAKHFSDLDIRNFGFVPLRLPPEMDFAGMFHGVDERVPVDGLTFGVRVLDRFFDAC